A segment of the Desulfofundulus kuznetsovii DSM 6115 genome:
ATTGCCCGGGAGGCCACGGCGGCAACCGTCACCCAGACCGATACCATTGTAGGGTCGGTACACTACCTCTCGCCGGAGCAGGCCCGGGGGGAACTGGCCGGCCCCCAGTCGGACCTCTATTCCCTGGGCGTGGTTCTTTATGAAATGCTTACCGGTAGCGTTCCCTTTGCCGGGGACAGTCCCATTGCCGTAGCCATCAAACACATCCAGGAAGAACCGGAGCCCCCCTCCCGGCGCAATCCTGCTGTTTCCCCCGGGCTTGAGCAGGTAATCCTGCGGGCCATGCAGAAAAATCCCCAGTCGCGTTTTGCTTCCGCCCGGGAGATGGCCCGGCACCTGGAAAATCTTTTTGCCCGGGACGGGGAAGAGGTCACCCGTTTCATTCCCCTGGATGAAATGGCCACCCGGGTGCTCAAGCCGGTAGAGAAGCCCCGTCGCAGGTTGCGTCCGGCGGGATGGGTGGCCCTGACCCTTCTCCTGCTTGCCCTTTTGGCAGGGGGCGCCTATGCCCTGAATAGTTATCTTATAGGACCGCCCCCGGTTACAGTGCCATCAGTAATAAACAAGGAGTTGTCCGAGGCCCAGAAGATACTGGCTGATTTGGGATTGCGGGTGAAAGTGCGCAAGGAGCATCATCCCAGGATCCCCGAGGGATTTGTTATTGACCAGGATATTGGCCCGGCGGATGCGCCGGTAAAGCCTCCCCGGGATATCACCCTCACGGTCAGCCTGGGTCCCGACCTGCGGGAAGTACCCGACCTGTACCGGCTGAGTCTGGAAGACGCGCGCATACGCCTGACTGAAAGGGGTTTGGTCCTGGCCGAACAGGTGCAGAAGGGCTACGACGATAACGTTCCCCCGGATCTGATCTTTCAACAATCTCCTGCTGCCGGGGAACGGGTAGCTCCCAACACCCCGGTGACGGTTTATCTTTCCCTGGGACCAAAGCCCAGGCAGTCCAGGGTGCCCAACCTCATCGGGCTGACCCTGGACCAGGCCCGGGCCAAGCTGGCCGAAAACAACCTGAGCCTGGATGAAAATGTCGAGTGGGTTGAGAGTACCGATTACTTCCAGAATCAGGTGGTCAGCCAGGATCCTGCTCCCAACGGCATGGTTGAGCAGGGCACGTCCGTAAAGGTAACCTTGAGCAAAGGGCCGGGACCCGTGCCCAGGGAGGCCCGGGTGAAGGTGCCCCTTGACAACGACGGGCAGGCCCACCAGGTTAAAATAGTGATTAACGATGTCCGGGGAACCACTTTAGCCTACGTAAATACCCATCAACCGGGGGAGACGGTATTAACGACCGTACGCTATTACGGCCAGGCTACTATCCAGGTGTACGTTGACAATAAACTGGTAAAACAAAAATCTCTTCAAGAGGGAAAAAATGATGACGATAGTTGAAAAGGGGGGAGTGCAACCGGTTAAAAGATGCTGCGGGAAGGAACAGTGGTCAAGGCTTACGGCGGACATTATTATGTAGCGGGCGGTGAGGAAATACACGATTGCGCCTTGAGGGGGCGCTTTCGCCGGGAAAAAAAACAGGTGCTGGTGGGAGACCGGGTTACCTTTCGCCTCCAACCCCACGGTCAGGGGGTAATTGAAGAGATACACCCCCGCCGGACTATCCTTGTGCGTCCGCCGGTTGCCAATGTAGACCGGGCGCTGATTGTGTTTGCGATGAAGGATCCCGACCCCAATACCTTTTTACTGGATCGGTTTCTCATCCAGGCCGAACATGCCGGGGTAGGGC
Coding sequences within it:
- the pknB gene encoding Stk1 family PASTA domain-containing Ser/Thr kinase translates to MIGRQLGNRYEILEQLGGGGMAVVYKGRDTFLNRLVTIKILRPEFSSDKDFTRRFRREAQAVASLSHPNIVSIYDVGQEDDIQYLVMEYVDGEDLKTVIRREGALPPEKAVQIAFQVLEALEHAHENNIVHRDIKPHNILITKSGRAKLTDFGIAREATAATVTQTDTIVGSVHYLSPEQARGELAGPQSDLYSLGVVLYEMLTGSVPFAGDSPIAVAIKHIQEEPEPPSRRNPAVSPGLEQVILRAMQKNPQSRFASAREMARHLENLFARDGEEVTRFIPLDEMATRVLKPVEKPRRRLRPAGWVALTLLLLALLAGGAYALNSYLIGPPPVTVPSVINKELSEAQKILADLGLRVKVRKEHHPRIPEGFVIDQDIGPADAPVKPPRDITLTVSLGPDLREVPDLYRLSLEDARIRLTERGLVLAEQVQKGYDDNVPPDLIFQQSPAAGERVAPNTPVTVYLSLGPKPRQSRVPNLIGLTLDQARAKLAENNLSLDENVEWVESTDYFQNQVVSQDPAPNGMVEQGTSVKVTLSKGPGPVPREARVKVPLDNDGQAHQVKIVINDVRGTTLAYVNTHQPGETVLTTVRYYGQATIQVYVDNKLVKQKSLQEGKNDDDS